TGCAATGGTCTTCTACAATTGCTTTTGGAAAATACCTCCGCCAGATTCACAAAGCAGTATGTCAGTCTTGTACAAGTTTGAAAGCTCCTCAAGAGGGCCAAGGTTAATACTGATGTCTTCGCGAATTGCAGCATGTGGGCAACCCCCAGTTTCCACAGCACGTATCCTTTCTTCCGGAAGTGCTCCATTCTTCACCAAGAACTCACCATCCTCTTTTGTGAATATATCATTTGTCACCTGCAATTGTTACGCTTATTATATTTAACCTTTCCTCAATCAACTTGAAGCACCAGCGTTAAAGGTCTTTGCAGACATTAACAATTACTACCCAAAGCTACAATACGATTTTGCAGCAAGGTAAAGACACAAAAGCTTAAATATTCGAAATTGTTCCTACTTACAGCAGCAAGACTATACTTGTCACGCAAAAGTTTACACAGAGCCAACATCAAAGCAGTTTTCCTGTATGACATGAAGCAGCATTTCATCAACTATCATTGAACGGGACGACTTGTTCTAGCAAATTAGTATTCACAAGAATCACAACTAAGAAAACTAATCCAGGCATGAATTCCAAATCACGAATCCGAAGTCATTCaaacaaatttataaattgcCATGCTGCAAAATGAGGATACTTTGATATTGCTGGTGGGTGCTACACTGTCCAAGCAACTAAACAATTTCCAGGGAGAATCTGGGGAAACCGATACAAACCCACATTGCCGAATTGATGAAAATTGCACGAAACATATTTATAAATTGTATCACTCCCCCCTAACCGAGAGTGATTTCCGCACTCCCATTTGCACCTACTGCACTCCCTTCACTCTCTCGCttgattttcctttgatttattcaattgaaGCGAAAAAGGAGTGCGGAAATCACAACCGTACACTCAAAAACCCGAAAGCAGAATTACAGTAAAAATAAAGTGTCAATCTTTACATAAATtctagtcttttaagctatgaTGCAACTGATAaatgtgatattttttttttcaataattcaaaaaattaaaaatatataaataaaaggcAAAAATGACCCAGCTTACCCAGTACCAACAGGTCCACCAATGCCAATGGTGAAAGCCCTTTCATTGAAATTCCTGGAGAGGAGAGGTGGAGCTCTTCTGCTGAAGTACCCGGGGGAGTATATGGGTTCGTGTGAGTGTGGTGCCAGCCCATCGTGGCTATGGTACACCTTCCCATCTGGACCCACAAATGAATTTGGTGCTGCTGAACTCCCATGGCTATGACCATGATCATGATCATGATGGTGGTGATCGTCATGGTCATGATGATCATGGTGGTGGTCAGCCATTGATCACTAGAGTCTGCAGAGTTCTACCGTGGGTCAAAAGGGCGAAGGGAGAAGAATGGGGATATCTGGGTTGGTTTGGGTGGGCGCACACGGAATCGGATAactagaaatttttaattgaccAAAACAcccttaattaatatttaaaattactaaagataaattacattttatcatCTCAACTTTTGAATCATATAAAAatctcatatctcatattttaaacattaCAATAACATACATCAATTTACAAATTCGTTACAATGTCAAACGTTCATCTTCTTGTCAatcaatttgtttgttaaagAGCAATAATTTCCTTTGTAGTATTGGTGGTTGTGTGAACCAAGAACACCCTTAGTTAATGTTTAAATTTTTGTAACCCGATTatcatattaaaaataaaactacaCTAGTGTGGAAGTAGTCCAACTTCAAATGAACCGTAATACGTTCTTGTGTTCTTATGTATTTATGTCGTTTTATGGTCAAATATCCAACTTTACACACGATGATACATCAATAATGTACAGCAATTGAAACACTCCTCAGAATTTCCTTCTTATTGGTGTCCATAAATAATATGTATacaaattaatatgtatatgacATTCTGAGTGCCCTCTCCATCATCCACTTTTTAATGCATGCACTCCATCACCGTCCTCCTGCTAAAAATCACCCACAGTTGCACaaagcataaaaataaaataaaataaaataaaacaaatgagcactcacaaacaaaagcaaaagagaGAAACAAAACCCATGTTGTAGTTCAGTCAAACAAGTTCTTGAGTGCATTGACTTTGCCACGTGGCTGCTGATCTGGCAACAAGTCCCTTCGAATTTGCTGCTGCCTTTGAGCAGTTTCTTCATCTTGTTGCCTGATTGTGATTGGCTGTTCAAGATTGCTCAAAATCACTCCTTGCTTTTGTATGTAATCTCTTTTGTCTTGGAAGAGATAACAGGCAGCAATGAAGGAGACCTCAGCTGTGAAAAGAATAGTCCAAAGTCCTGAGCTTCCCTGTGTTCTCTTATGGTAGGCTTCTAATCCAGTGTAGATGTTGATTATCCCAAACAAGGATATCACTGTCCCAAGCATCCAATGTGCCAAGTACCAAAAACTCCATTCTTTCTTTCCCCTATAAGAAACAAAAACTCTCATTCAAATCTGACACTAGTTAACGACGGGATCAACAGTCTAATAGTTCGGTGCATGGCTTtagaaaatttgacaaaaacaactttttagAGTTACAAATCGTTACACTGTTAGCACCTCCTTCTGTTTAGACAACAAAGGTTAACTTGACGGTTAAACTGAAGGAAGGGCTGACCAATAGCGTAAGAATTCACAACTTTAGAGTTGTTTTCGTCTATTTTTAATAGACGTGGACCGAACTGTCCCTTAACTATTACCTATGTGGCCTGAAAAATCCTATTAGGGTTTGTATCCATATCGAACAATAAAGTGCAAGACCTAATCTCTGGTGGTGGTTGTTGAATGAGTTCTCAAAGTTTCTTAGGGACAACACAGCTCCAGCTGTGGCAACAAGCACTGACAACACCTGTGTATACATCGAAGTTCAATCAGAAGCCACCATATACAATAACAGTTGTATTTAACATGCCTAAATTATTACGTCGACAGAGCAATTATGCCAGTATATGGAGTACGTAGCAGACAGTGATGATCTGCAATCTACTTTTATATACAAAAACAGGAATGATTATGGTGAGTTTAGTTTGTGAAGTTAATTAAAATAAGTATACAAAGATTGATTAGTGTAGGATCTTACTGAGTTGGAGGAGACAAATTCATGAGTTTAAGCAGAAAGAGAGAAACTTGCTATGTATTCTTGCTGTTCAAGTAATCATATAGGATTATTGACAAATATGGTTTCTGTATTTTTTCAACTTTAAGGTAATTAAAAAGGTGGTGCAGATAggtttataaacaaaaaaagaaacagtGGACAGCATGATTAAAGTTAAAGTGGCTTATCATGATTACTGAGAAGAAAGATCAAAACTTGAAAGATTACTGATGTTTAAAGATCAAAACTTGAAAGATTACTGATGTTTTAATTCATTGATCATAATTAATCCAGTTAATGAAATGGTAATTGGATAATCAGTGTTCTTAGTTCTAATTAGATAATTTTCGGAAAACAGCGCCCGaattggaagaaagaaagatgagaagaaattaaaaagacCTTGCCTGCAAAATAACATGGAGGTAGAAGAGAACTTTGGCTCTTGTTGTCCCACGTTCCTCTCTAACAGACATTCTAATTACAAGTATTCCAAGAGGCATCAAAAAGCCAATTGAAAACCATGCGAGGAGGCCGTGAACTGTAACGTTAAACGTCATTCGTGGACTCAGCTGCAAACACAACAATCCGAGAAGGAGAATAAGAAGAAATTCATCCGAAAAGACGGAAGAAAAAGGCAAAACCGATTTAAAAACACTATACCTTGTGAATGTTTTCTTTTATGTTCGTGTGACTGCTGTGTTGGTTGACATCTTCATGAAATGAGCAGCCAACtaatggaagaagaagaagaagaagaagataatatGTAGTTATAGCAAAAGATGCTAGTTTGAGAGAAGTTTGCATTCTTCAATATCTGACTGAATTACAAGGCCAAGGGAAAAGAAGAACCAAAGCCtttaccctctctctctctctctctctctctctctctctctctctctctctctacagaTTTCAGATTTTCATCATTTTGTGTAGACACTTTTAGGATGTGTTGTATATAGTTAATCTGATTTGGATGGGTTTTGGGAGAATTTGGAGAAGGAAAAGTTGAATATATGTGTAACTTTTCAAGGCTGGTCTTGCTTTAGACAATGTGGTATGATCCATAAGTGagtagaaaaaggaaaattttagtAAACTAGAAGTTTTAGATATGAAAAACACTTTGGAGAGTTTAATTGGAAAAGGAAAACCTCTGAGCAAATCACTTGTCATGTTCTAATTTATATCTTAATTTTGGAATTACATTAGTGCTTTTTCTCCATTGAAAAGTATTTTATTAAGGTACAAAGCTCGAATTTTTTTCTGAAATGTAATGTTAACATGGATCCATGGAcatgaaaaccctaaaaataaaagttgatttttttagccaaaatgattactgagattggcataactcctcattttggtccttgagattgaaaatcgatagaagtggtctctGAATTTGTCTACCGTAAATGATTTTGATAATTCCGTGAAAAACCTCCATAAAATTAAGGATTTTATTCAATCAATCCCTCTACTTGCTTTTCCATTAACTGTTTGTGCTATAATAGCTTATTGGattggaggcagattgtctgccctcctgtttgggtGCCCTTCCCATCCTCttctattttgtgcggtcacggttaagccacgtcaacattttatattgatttttttatagagataataagacaaaaaataataggaatataaaatgttaaaatggcttaaccgtgaccgtacaAATAAGAAGAGATAGGAAGGGCACCTAAACAGGAAGGCAAACAATCTGCCTCCTATTGGATTTGTAGCCTGGGGCGATTGATGGATGGTAGATAGTGTGAGAGAGAAGATATAGACAAAGAATTAGAAACAAAAGAAGGGGAATGATATGAATGTTAGGTAGGTagtttcaaaaatttcaaccaaaGTTGAAAGTGGAGGTTGAAATTGCCGTGATTTTTGGTCTTTATATACAAATGATTACCGCCAAATCACAAAAAAGGTATTAAAGAAAACCAAACTTTAGATATGACAATCTAGCTAACTCATATTTAGCTTTCTAGCTTGCTCTTcagcttcacgtgtatgtttgTATagtgggtttttcttttttattgcggtttatttgaatttttttattttgagtacattgatatttttacattaagaggaGACGGAGTTCAGCTAAACCAcaatgagcaacctaatttggtatcgagtTCGCCATCTACGAGATTCAAAACCTAAGACCCctcacttccaaatgaaaatgaatatcaaCAAACTGTAGTATTGAGTGgcttatttaaattttaaacagaacaaaaacttgcatatatttatttttcttcggCGAGTCTCTCACATTTGTTATATTAAATGAGTGAAATATGAGATTAAATTTAAAGCATCGGTTCGTGTCATGAAACAGGCGTAGGCAagttttttcttgaatttttgcaGTTTCTATTTTCATTAAATATTCCTTCCTCCACCAATAATAGAATTGTTACAGGAACCAAGCAG
This genomic stretch from Pyrus communis chromosome 2, drPyrComm1.1, whole genome shotgun sequence harbors:
- the LOC137726325 gene encoding cytochrome b561 domain-containing protein At4g18260-like, with product MQTSLKLASFAITTYYLLLLLLLPLVGCSFHEDVNQHSSHTNIKENIHKLSPRMTFNVTVHGLLAWFSIGFLMPLGILVIRMSVREERGTTRAKVLFYLHVILQVLSVLVATAGAVLSLRNFENSFNNHHQRLGLALYCSIWIQTLIGFFRPHRGKKEWSFWYLAHWMLGTVISLFGIINIYTGLEAYHKRTQGSSGLWTILFTAEVSFIAACYLFQDKRDYIQKQGVILSNLEQPITIRQQDEETAQRQQQIRRDLLPDQQPRGKVNALKNLFD
- the LOC137726322 gene encoding urease accessory protein G-like, giving the protein MADHHHDHHDHDDHHHHDHDHGHSHGSSAAPNSFVGPDGKVYHSHDGLAPHSHEPIYSPGYFSRRAPPLLSRNFNERAFTIGIGGPVGTGKTALMLALCKLLRDKYSLAAVTNDIFTKEDGEFLVKNGALPEERIRAVETGGCPHAAIREDISINLGPLEELSNLYKTDILLCESGGDNLAANFSRELADYIIYIIDVSAGDKIPRKGGPGITQADLLVINKTDLAPAVGADLAVMERDALRMRDGGPFVFAQVKHGKGVEEIVNHILQAWEVATGKKRH